The sequence below is a genomic window from Silene latifolia isolate original U9 population chromosome 7, ASM4854445v1, whole genome shotgun sequence.
aaactcttttttcgtcacgaagttaataataggagatacagtttttatgtatagattattttaaatgaaaaattagtttagtaaatgaaaatctaatttgtttccatatataagtttgagaactttggagggaaaactttagagaagttgtattaGTGACTTAGTATATAGGAgcatttatatttttaaaatttgcacctcattaatatttatcagttcaccTCATTGtcttttgatatgaaacaaaaaaattgaaatgaaaaactaataaaaaaatttatttaagttgtgaattttttttagtgaatgttttttgtcacgaaactaatagtaagcatgtgtcaaattattctctacagtaataattattgcattactgaaaaatttagcaacttatactttataatttaatatcaattttattttatttaatgaaaaaatcatatttatgaatttatttaaaaaattagagtttatttataagaatatattcattgaaaagataataatgtaataaaagaaaattttatttattaccttatttagctagatgctttttggagggaaaactaagagaatttttattctcttagtagtaggggagaTTAAGAACATTTTTCCTCATTTAATTTCTTAAATACAGCCCATTAATGTGAAATTacaaaaactaacaaaaaaaatTAGAGCCCTTGACTTATTGTCAATCTAACTACAATAATTTGGTATACCAATGAAatggcgacaccgggtgttactcaAATTGAGCGACACCCGGGATATTATTGTAAATTACTTAGATATTTTGCTCTCCCTCCTTCAAAATTCGAATTTCAAACTAATTAAGATAAAAGGGTAATTTAGGAACTTAAacattaattgattaattaaaataatatttattgGCAAACAATCTGTTAAACTTCACGTTTTTTTATGCTTGGGCTTGATTCACCTTGACAAATCCATCAAATCAATGGAAAAAACGTTGCAGAATTGACCATGAATTCACTGTTTGCTTAATTCTTCTCTTAGAAAGAACAATCTCATACATATATTAAAACTATTAGAAGTGAATGTAGACATATGGTGTAAAAATGTCTGGAAGATCGACAAACATAGTTGCATAGCCATGTATTGTATGATGGTGATGAAGATGAAGAATAGTTTGTTATGATATGTAATTATAagatttaattagtatattatattaatattataaAAGATTATGAATTATGCTTTTACCCTACGATGTTGGCGCAAAAACGAAAACTACTTAGCTagtattttttatatttttctatttttctaATTAGGGTGTTACCGAATTTCGGTAACACCCGATGTCGCCCTAGCACTCCCCTTTTGCATGCGAGTTATCTGAAATTAAATGGAAAATTAAATCAGATTTATTCAAAATAAGAAGCAATAAATTTTTTCTTATCACACTTAGAAgtattaatttttttaaatttttaaaatatTCAGTCATCATTTAACAATCGATCCTTTGCACTTTATCAATCTAAAATTCTAAATTCTAAATTCTAAATGTAGAATCTCAATCCTAATAACATTGCTGAGTATTCCGCATTAGACAATCAATTATCGAATCATGCTTCCCCACAATTCTAAAGGATGTAGTTATCTGCGCACACGCCATTACGTCTTTTCATTTAGTTAGTCAATGAATTTAACCGCTTTTTAGATTTTATTTAAGACATGTCATTTTTATAAGTTTCAAAATCGATTTGCACTTAGCCAAGTAGTTATCAATCAAAATGCTATTGAATACCTATATACCTATATGGAATAAGTGAAGAACACTTATCTATTTTTCTTAAGTACTCTTAACAGGTGCCTTAAgcacattttaaaaaaaaaaaatatcgagcataaatatataaaataCAGATAGAACCAAATAGCTTTGTATAAGCAACTTATTCAGAAATAAATATACAATACAACAATTAATAAGAAAAATTTGCTCGATAAAACAATCTTACAACAAAGTAATGATAAAATATGATTTCGAAATGAGTTTTAACCTGTCTCAGAGCTCCTGGTAAAATCGTCTACATTTTACTGTAAGATGATTTTACCAGGACTTCAAAACAATGTTACAATAACAGACGATGACATATGAGATAATTGCATACGCATGTAAATTAAAGCACTAAATTTAATTAGTGCCACCAAacattttcttcaatttcttcactTCTTGAGAATCCAACAAAGTAATCTTGTGAATAATTTCGGTAGGCAAATCATTGGAAGCCAAAGCAAGACTGGTAGTCTGGAATCCAGGTGAAGCACTGTTCAAGCTAACAAAAGCAAGAGCAGGACCTTTACCAACATTAACTTGAAAATGAAGTAAACTTTGCGGAAATATCATAATATCACCCTTATTCAATGTTTTATAAAACGGGGTATCATCGGACGCAATGAAACCAGCAATGATCGAGCCTTCAATGACAATGATAACTTCGGAGGCTCGATGTGTATGCaatgggacaactcctcctacaCCGATGTCTAGTCTCAACATCGATAGGCCTAGCCCGTTCAATCCGGGAAATGTCTGGTCTAGTGCTGAACTTACCGCGAGATTGAATATGCTAGCTGATGTGTTTCCTGGAACACTCAAGATAGAGGAAGAAAAGTCATTGGCGGTTAGGTTAGCAGGGTTTTTGCAAGGGTACCCTGCTGGTCCAACCGGGTAGTTGAAGTCTGCTACGCAGAAATCGACTACGCTTGTAGCTGAAGAGAGCGATATCAACAAAGAAAATATCgtaaattttattatttttttggtTACCTCCATGGTTTTAAATTTTGAAGCAAGGGGAAAATGTGTATTTTATATTGATGAGCTAGGTAGggtttttgtttggtttgttgTTTGATGTGATTATTGAGATTTTAGGTTATAATATATATAGGAGTTTTAGATGGTAGATGGTATGGTGAAATCTTAACTCGTTGATGAAAGTCGTAGGAAATTGTGGATATTGATACAATCTTAATAATTGAAGCAAAATGCGACCCGTTATATGAATGAAAAATATTGGACAAGTACGTATGTAACTAGTAATTTCTCTTACGGTTTTTTTAACGTTTTGCAAGATATTCTCGTCAAAAATGTAGCTATAAAATTAATTTTACCATAATTAATGAGAATATCttataaaatatactccctccgtaccagatcaaaggtaacacttactataaacggacgtaccacgccaaaggtaacattccttatttggcccacaacattaccaagttatccttatactcatttgatatttacacaaaatgtcattacataccccacctaccaacccacaattaaactcacagttacataccccacctatttattccctctttacccttactttttccactttttcttaaatactcaaATTTTCCTACGTTAcatttggtgtggtacggagggagtagatCTTTTCCTATTAGATTTATTAATGTGTGGCCTTaaggcacacgttagaaaaattAAACCGCTTAAGACGAACATACCCAGTTTAaaattaaaacgggtcaaataataTACTTCgatccctccgtcccggtcatttgttgtcatacTCCATTTTaggtgtctcggtcaattgttgtcctttctattttaggaatgcatttgatgagcaattttatCATTCACGCTCAATTTGTTCTACTTGTTATTTTATAATTGGCATCttctcttttcttggtctttgtgccaaaactaaatgacaacaattgattgggacggagggagtactatttgtATGAATAAGGTAAATATTTAGTTAGTCTTTAGGTGATTTACTTTTGTCTCTTTTAGCATATTTGACACGTTTTAATTAGTTTAAGAATTAAGATGTATACTTTCGTTTTAACACGATTTTTTGGGAAAAGGAAGTTGCTGAAGTATTTAATGATCTCCCTAAATCGTTTGGGATTTTTCAAAGCGTTGTATTGTGTTGACAGCTTTTCCTTCTAAGAAACATCTATGTTCCTAatgtctttattttattttatactgTAGTTCTTTAGACTTCTCCTACAGTGGCGGATCCAGAAATTATTTTTTACGGGGTCCTATTTATATTACTGCGTATTTGTTACGTGAAGGATTCGATTTCGGTCGGATAATGGTGAAAAAAAAGGGTGAATTTTCTCTTACGGGTTTTTTCGGGCATTTTTCTTctaaatattaattttatatttaaaatTACGTAGAACCCTGTAATAAATATTCTAATCATGTTAATCACTTTTTTACCCCATCTAACGCTTTTCAATTGTTGCCTTATCCACTTTTAACTAAAGTTACCTCGTATTTTGAGCATGTTTTTTGAAGGGTAAGTCTTGTATAAGACGATTTATACTAATATAATTGTAAAACAAACTCAAACACAGTCTTATTAATGAGTAAAAGTGGATAATAAAGCATCACATTTTATGATTAATTGTGTAAAATCCGTTTTCGAAATTATTTAGATTGATCGATTACTTACTTGATAGCCCAATTAACGACTGGATATTCAGCTAACTACATTGATGTCTAGAATTTATATGACTTGCTTACACTCATTTATATTCAGTGCGCACCGAAGGTAGCGACTGCGGGttccctcgtcaccaaaaaaaaaaaaaaaaaataataataattctttAGCTAGTCTTCCTTAAGAGTGGGTATCCGTCTTAATATTAAAATAGGtcaattatcatttcacatgggTGTATAGGATTATCTTTTATTTCTTCTTATGCATTATGCTTTGATTTTATACTCTTATTTATTCTACATAGGTGTCTTTAACCCGTTTTAAATTTAATATGGTTATACTCGTCTTAAATGAACATTCGCCTGTTTTCATTGTTGGCGAAAAGAACTTTTACCAATAAAATTTACTGGGCCACTGGATTTATTGGTCTTGGATAAAAATACCCTTACTGTGGATTTGAGTGCTGTGTACAACAAAATCAAAGGCAAGGACAGCATAGTCAAGTGGGCAACAAATCCCGTGGCTCCGTATGTTCTTCCCGCGAATTTATAACAGCCCAACATTAAATAAGGCCAGGCATAATGCCACGACCATTAAAGCTAATGCCACTGGAATGTAAGTTTATGAACAGTACCATCTTTCGTAATTGCCTACTACTTTTCGTGGCATTAGTCAAATACTCAGTGGCAATATCACTACCCTTAAATAATGAATGAAAGAACAAAATGGGTCGTCAGCAAGTGATTGATCGTAGTGATCTCATGAAGTTGGTACGATATCTTAGATGTCTATCTAGTTGTTAAAACGGAGGTATCGTGAACAGTGGTGGCTATGGCTCGGTTCAGGCTGAGCCTAAGAACCTGGCCTCCAACTTTGGGGGCCTCATTTACATGGACTCAAAGAATATATACTGTGAAAATTCATATATTAACAGTAATAGAATGGGGTTTAGTGGTTTATTGTTTAACTGTTAAGATTCCCCTAGTATCTTCAACCCGGTTTGTAAACATCGACGACGCTTTAGTAACTATCGACgacatttttcaaaaaaaaaaagatgataaTTGCCCCTAGTATCTCACTAAAAAAACACAATCCTCTCTAAttcaaaaaactcaaaaattaacCCATCACCTTCCACCAACTTCCGTACTTTCGGCCACCACCATTGCCACGCTGCCGCCGTCGACACCACGCCACCACCACTGCCACTAACCGTCGTCCAACACTATAGAAGGTAAGTGAGTTttcctttgttttgtttttgttgaattagtttaggaattgaatttaattgttcatatttgagTTAAACTTTGAAATTAAATGGTTTATAATTGTTTCTTTCCTTGTTGTTGTTGCTATTCGATTAAATTACTTCGATTTggttatttaattgaattatgTGGATTTAGTTTATGTTTTAGGATGTATtcaattagttgaattattattgAATTGGTTAGTTGTTTAGTGTTAATTTCTTGCTAATTAGTTGTAATTGTATTGTTGTTTGCAAAAAATAGGTTGAATTATATGTCGATTAATGTTGTTGTGTCGAATTTGAGTCGAAGCAATTAGGGAAGGGGAAACCATGGTGAAACGTGGGATCCCAACGTTTCAACCATGGTGAACAGTGGAAATGGCCGTTTCATCCATGGAGAAACGTGAGATTCCAATGTTTCAACCATGGTGAATGTGGGAAATGGACGTTTCAGCCATAGTGAACGGTGGGTTTGGACGTTGGGCCATGGTCAAACGTTGGATCTCTTTGTTTGATCCATGGTCAAACGTTGAGATTCAACTTTTGTCCATGGTCAAACATTGAGATTCAACATTCGTCCATGGTCGATTGTTGAATGTCAACTTTTGACCATGGTAAGTtcaatttgttttttttaaaaaaccgtGTTTTTTGCTATTATttgcctttttattttattttataagttTTCTAGTCGATTAGTGTGTTTTCTaacaatttttattttattaatgcAGATGGGAGATCGAAATGAGAGAGGCAAGGCCATCATGCAACCTCCGCCTTGGCCACCCGGACACGACCGTACCGATGGCCGGATTGTTACGATGTCGAAGCGTCATTTGCGTGTTAAGCAGGCTTACCAAGAGCCACCGCCACTTCGAGAGCCGACTCGCATGGTCATGATGCCTACTCCCGGTCACGTCCGTAGTGATTCGGAGGAGGCGAGTTTATGGGAGGTTGCCCGTAGTTACCGGCATGTTGGAGAGGA
It includes:
- the LOC141591231 gene encoding auxin-binding protein ABP19a-like, which gives rise to MEVTKKIIKFTIFSLLISLSSATSVVDFCVADFNYPVGPAGYPCKNPANLTANDFSSSILSVPGNTSASIFNLAVSSALDQTFPGLNGLGLSMLRLDIGVGGVVPLHTHRASEVIIVIEGSIIAGFIASDDTPFYKTLNKGDIMIFPQSLLHFQVNVGKGPALAFVSLNSASPGFQTTSLALASNDLPTEIIHKITLLDSQEVKKLKKMFGGTN